A genomic window from Gossypium hirsutum isolate 1008001.06 chromosome D12, Gossypium_hirsutum_v2.1, whole genome shotgun sequence includes:
- the LOC107931011 gene encoding ethylene-responsive transcription factor ERF117: protein MPAFETKNQCLNSENSKISKKFRIKYTDPNATDSSSEEEEENQIVGIKRIVKEISWSTVVLDNDFTSSSSMTAKGVRKRPWGKFAAEIRDPFTKKRLWLGTFDTEKEAAVVYNKKKREFQIMSAAAEDELYCRRSPSSVLDVCVGKVEDETDMKRHVVKKVVKESRIIEPCKRTIEEDEVCVNAVWDDVGSVMELSWEPPPPLRDEEFLGPCCLQDTVDYGLTLPENLPEIETDFVQDMAWVDEFFNVESE, encoded by the coding sequence ATGCCAGCCTTTGAAACCAAAAATCAATGTTTAAACTCAGAGAATTCGAAAATTTCAAAGAAGTTTCGAATCAAATACACCGATCCCAATGCTACAGATTCATctagtgaagaagaagaagagaatcaAATTGTGGGTATTAAACGAATCGTCAAAGAGATTTCTTGGTCAACCGTTGTTTTAGATAATGACTTCACCAGTTCTTCTTCAATGACGGCGAAGGGTGTTCGAAAAAGGCCTTGGGGTAAATTCGCTGCTGAAATTAGAGATCCTTTTACAAAGAAACGATTATGGCTTGGTACTTTTGATACTGAAAAGGAAGCTGCCGTTgtttataataaaaagaaacgTGAATTTCAAATTATGTCGGCGGCGGCGGAAGATGAGTTGTATTGTCGACGGTCGCCGTCGTCGGTGCTTGATGTTTGTGTtggtaaggttgaagatgaaacgGATATGAAACGGCACGTGGTGAAGAAAGTTGTGAAAGAAAGTAGAATTATCGAGCCATGTAAAAGGACTATAGAAGAAGATGAAGTATGTGTTAATGCTGTTTGGGACGATGTAGGATCGGTTATGGAGTTATCATGGGAACCTCCGCCACCGTTAAGGGATGAGGAGTTTTTGGGGCCTTGTTGCCTTCAAGATACGGTGGATTACGGGCTGACGTTGCCGGAGAATCTGCCGGAGATTGAAACAGACTTTGTGCAAGATATGGCTTGGGTGGATGAATTTTTCAACGTGGAAAGCGAGTAA
- the LOC121202886 gene encoding carbon catabolite repressor protein 4 homolog 5 codes for MTKKECLLMLEETSSATVKRKHIYFEEFHCNRQTKRQKLVSSETKTKTKTLTLNPEPVRNPRGWNRFHAIRPCSSSSSRVHKRWQKRNNCRSSKASRNWVFSSYDCSDCKDKVVIVSYNILGVENAAKHPDLYLNVPRKFLKWDRRKDLICKEVNHYNADILCFQEVDRFKDLDDLLHENGFKGVYKVRTGDACDGCALFWNEKKFTLLHEDSIEFQDFDLRNNVAQFCVLKMNRHQSESSSHAKPSKKRQMRSRRLLVGNIHVLFNPNRGDIKLGQVRLFLEKAYKLSQEWGNIPVILVGDFNSIPQSAMYQFLASSELNIHLHDRRRISGQLEHSSRRREIRAQNKDIDRHHVWTPFSRQLTSSWSDEELVLATGNKNVTHLQHKLNLSSAYLGAPGSHRTRDSHGEPLATSYHSKFMGTVDYIWHTGELIPVKVLDTLPVDVLRRNASLPSERWGSDHLALVCELAFADDCKEP; via the exons ATGACAAAAAAGGAATGCCTACTTATGCTGGAGGAAACGTCGAGCGCCACCGTTAAACGGAAGCATATTTACTTTGAAGAATTTCATTGTAACCGACAAACCAAGCGGCAAAAATTGGTGTCTTctgaaactaaaactaaaacaaaaacccTAACTCTAAACCCGGAACCGGTACGAAACCCGCGGGGTTGGAATCGTTTCCACGCCATTCGTCCTTGCTCATCTTCGTCGTCTCGGGTGCACAAACGGTGGCAGAAGAGAAACAATTGCAGAAGCTCGAAAGCTTCTCGCAACTGGGTCTTCTCTTCCTACGATTGTTCTGATTGCAAag ATAAAGTTGTCATTGTTTCATATAATATACTTGGTGTGGAAAATGCAGCAAAGCATCCCGATTTGTATCTTAATGTCCCACGAAAGTTCTTAAAGTGGGATAGACGTAAAGACCTAATATGTAAGGAGGTCAATCATTACAATGCTGACATCCTGTGTTTTCAG GAGGTTGATCGTTTTAAGGATTTGGATGATCTTCTGCATGAAAATGGCTTTAAAGGTGTTTACAAG GTTCGCACAGGTGATGCATGTGATGGTTGTGCTTTATTCTGGAATGAAAAAAA ATTTACCCTATTGCATGAAGACAGTATAGAGTTCCAGGATTTTGACCTTCGTAACAATGTTGCACAATTTTGTGTTTTGAAG ATGAATCGACATCAATCAGAGTCTAGTTCACATGCAAAACCATCAAA GAAAAGACAAATGCGAAGTCGAAGATTATTGGTTGGGAATATACATGTGCTGTTCAACCCAAACCGTGGAGACATAAAGCTGGGCCAG GTCCGGCTGTTTCTTGAGAAGGCTTACAAGCTATCACAAGAATGGGGCAACATCCCCGTTATACTTGTAGGAGATTTTAACAGCATTCCTCAG AGTGCTATGTATCAATTTCTGGCATCATCTGAG CTCAATATCCATCTCCATGATCGCCGACGGATTTCAGGGCAACTTGAACATTCATCGCGGAGAAGAGAAATTAGAGCTCAAAACAAGGATATAGACAG GCACCATGTTTGGACGCCTTTCTCCAGGCAGTTAACGTCTTCATGGAGTGATGAAGAATTAGTTCTTGCAACTGGCAATAAAAATGTCACTCATCTGCAGCACAAATTAAACCTTTCCAGTGCTTATCTTGGGGCTCCT GGGAGCCATAGAACAAGAGATAGTCATGGAGAGCCCTTGGCAACATCGTACCACTCCAAGTTTATGGGAACTGTAGATTATATATG GCATACAGGGGAACTTATTCCTGTGAAAGTTCTCGACACATTGCCTGTAGACGTATTGAGAAGGAATGCAAGCCTTCCTAGTGAG AGGTGGGGTAGCGACCATCTTGCTCTTGTATGTGAATTGGCCTTTGCTGATGATTGCAAGGAACCCTGA